In the Gymnodinialimonas sp. 202GB13-11 genome, one interval contains:
- a CDS encoding carbohydrate ABC transporter permease → MPHARHTDHLILILGCVVMLAPLALVLSAGFSTNAITPLLADQPHRPSLAQMLGTSLAIATGVALVKTCVSFLAAYALSLFRIPYASGLMALLLLPLFLPIESRLLPTILVTDALGLLNSYTGLILPVTATGLGTLILRAQLKQMPPEILEAARLDGAGPLRAMWDIYLPLSLPAIAALLAFFFVLGWNQYLWPLVASPSLPDRATVVSGLALLRIGSPPSLALAAVAMLPPLLVFIVAQRWIVRGLAPVRD, encoded by the coding sequence ATGCCCCACGCGCGCCACACTGACCACCTGATCCTGATCCTCGGCTGCGTCGTGATGCTGGCCCCCCTCGCCCTTGTCCTCAGCGCCGGCTTTTCCACCAATGCGATCACTCCACTCCTCGCCGATCAACCCCATCGCCCGTCGCTCGCACAGATGCTCGGCACTTCGCTGGCCATCGCCACAGGCGTCGCTCTGGTCAAAACCTGCGTCTCCTTCCTAGCTGCTTACGCGCTGTCGCTCTTCCGCATCCCCTATGCGTCCGGCCTCATGGCGCTGCTCCTGCTGCCACTATTCCTGCCCATCGAAAGCCGACTGCTGCCCACGATCCTTGTCACCGATGCCCTCGGCCTTCTGAACAGCTACACCGGCCTGATCCTGCCCGTGACCGCAACCGGCCTCGGCACCCTGATCCTGCGCGCGCAGCTCAAGCAGATGCCGCCCGAAATCCTTGAGGCCGCCCGCCTTGATGGCGCGGGTCCGTTGCGCGCGATGTGGGACATCTACCTGCCGCTCAGCCTGCCTGCGATTGCGGCCCTATTGGCGTTCTTCTTTGTGCTGGGATGGAACCAATATCTCTGGCCCCTTGTGGCCTCCCCCTCCCTTCCCGACCGTGCCACTGTGGTCAGCGGTCTGGCGCTGCTGCGCATTGGCTCTCCGCCGTCCCTGGCACTGGCCGCCGTCGCCATGTTGCCGCCACTTCTTGTCTTCATCGTCGCGCAGCGCTGGATCGTGCGGGGCCTTGCGCCGGTACGAGACTAG
- a CDS encoding TetR/AcrR family transcriptional regulator — translation MSNRLSSQRLRKEDWVAAGFRALAETGPQALKAEALARRLKTTKGSFYHHFKDVPAYHAAMLALWQDKAFTGIVEALDDMPTAEGKLRALAQIANDGAPDRFGGLLIEPAIRAWSLHDPNVAGAVAEIDGKRIGYVADLLEACGHPRTLAVLFYGAFLGLDDLQARGHDGTGGALTHLIERILGPTHPTKA, via the coding sequence ATGTCAAATCGCCTCAGCTCTCAGCGCCTGCGCAAAGAAGATTGGGTCGCCGCGGGCTTCCGCGCGCTTGCCGAAACCGGCCCGCAGGCGCTCAAGGCCGAGGCTCTCGCCCGCCGCCTGAAAACCACCAAGGGCAGCTTCTACCACCATTTCAAAGACGTCCCCGCCTATCACGCCGCCATGCTGGCGCTGTGGCAGGACAAGGCATTCACCGGCATCGTCGAGGCGCTGGACGATATGCCGACCGCCGAGGGCAAGCTGCGCGCCCTTGCGCAAATCGCCAATGACGGCGCGCCGGATCGGTTTGGCGGTCTATTGATCGAACCCGCGATCCGCGCCTGGTCGCTCCATGACCCTAACGTGGCCGGGGCCGTGGCCGAGATTGATGGCAAGCGCATCGGCTATGTCGCAGACCTGCTGGAGGCCTGCGGCCATCCCCGCACCCTCGCCGTTCTGTTCTACGGGGCCTTTCTTGGTCTCGACGATCTGCAAGCGCGCGGGCATGACGGGACGGGTGGAGCCCTCACGCATCTTATCGAGCGCATACTGGGCCCCACACACCCTACGAAAGCTTAA
- a CDS encoding pyridoxal phosphate-dependent aminotransferase, protein MPFLSDTLARVKPSPTIAVSNLAAELKRQGKDVIGLGAGEPDFDTPENIKDAAKAAMDAGKTKYTGVDGIPELKEAICAKYKRDNGLDYTPAQVSVGTGGKQILYNALMATLNPGDEVIIPAPYWVSYPDMVLLAGGEPVFVEGPSQNGYKITPEDLEAAITPKTKWFIFNSPSNPTGAGYTAEELKGLTDVLMKHPHVWVMTDDMYEHLVYDDFEFATPAQVEPGLYDRTLTCNGVSKAYAMTGWRIGYAAGPEELIKAMRKVQSQSTSNPCSISQWAAVEALNGPQDYLAPNNELFVRRRNLVVDMLNQAEGITCPTPEGAFYVYPSIHGCMGKTTPAGTVIDTDETFAKALLEEEGVAVVFGGAFGLSPAFRVSYATSDENLKEACTRIQDFCASLS, encoded by the coding sequence ATGCCCTTCCTTTCCGACACGCTCGCCCGTGTGAAGCCTTCACCCACCATCGCCGTCTCCAACCTCGCTGCTGAGCTTAAGCGTCAGGGCAAGGACGTGATCGGCCTCGGCGCGGGAGAGCCGGACTTTGACACGCCCGAAAACATCAAGGATGCCGCCAAGGCCGCCATGGATGCGGGCAAGACGAAATACACGGGCGTCGATGGCATCCCGGAGCTGAAGGAAGCGATCTGCGCCAAATACAAGCGCGACAACGGCCTGGATTATACGCCCGCGCAGGTCTCGGTGGGCACCGGCGGCAAGCAGATTCTCTACAACGCGCTGATGGCGACCCTGAACCCGGGTGATGAGGTCATCATCCCCGCGCCCTATTGGGTCTCTTACCCCGATATGGTCCTGCTTGCGGGCGGTGAGCCCGTCTTCGTCGAAGGCCCCTCGCAAAACGGCTACAAAATCACGCCCGAAGACCTTGAGGCCGCGATCACGCCGAAGACCAAGTGGTTCATCTTCAACTCGCCCTCTAACCCAACCGGCGCGGGCTACACTGCCGAAGAACTCAAGGGCCTGACGGATGTGCTGATGAAGCACCCCCATGTCTGGGTGATGACCGACGACATGTACGAACACCTCGTCTATGACGACTTCGAATTCGCCACGCCCGCGCAGGTCGAACCGGGCCTTTATGACCGCACGCTCACCTGCAACGGCGTCTCCAAGGCCTATGCGATGACCGGCTGGCGCATCGGCTATGCGGCAGGCCCGGAAGAGCTCATCAAAGCCATGCGCAAGGTGCAGTCGCAAAGCACCTCCAACCCCTGCTCCATCTCGCAATGGGCCGCGGTCGAGGCGCTGAACGGCCCGCAGGATTACCTCGCCCCCAATAACGAGCTGTTCGTGCGCCGCCGCAATCTGGTTGTCGACATGCTGAACCAGGCCGAGGGCATCACCTGCCCTACGCCAGAAGGCGCCTTCTACGTCTACCCCTCGATCCACGGCTGCATGGGCAAGACCACGCCTGCTGGCACGGTGATCGACACGGACGAGACCTTCGCCAAAGCGCTCTTGGAGGAAGAAGGTGTCGCCGTCGTCTTCGGTGGTGCCTTCGGCCTCTCGCCCGCCTTCCGCGTCAGCTACGCGACCTCGGACGAGAACCTGAAAGAGGCGTGTACCCGCATCCAGGATTTCTGCGCCTCGCTGAGCTAA
- a CDS encoding multiprotein-bridging factor 1 family protein: MGDLSLSPDWFDAETTTFGDRVTGAREAAGLGQAELAKRLGVKVKTVRGWENDQNEPRANKLSMLAGILGVSMMWLLSGQGEGLESPEETQPVDEDMERLLLDIRQMRQEQTHLAERMGRLEKRLRAALAGA; the protein is encoded by the coding sequence ATGGGCGATCTGTCGCTATCCCCCGATTGGTTCGACGCTGAGACCACCACCTTCGGCGACCGCGTCACAGGCGCACGTGAAGCGGCAGGGCTGGGCCAGGCGGAACTGGCAAAGCGGCTGGGCGTGAAGGTCAAGACCGTGCGCGGTTGGGAGAACGACCAGAACGAGCCCCGCGCCAACAAGCTGTCGATGCTGGCGGGTATTCTGGGCGTGTCGATGATGTGGCTTTTGAGCGGGCAGGGTGAGGGACTGGAAAGCCCCGAGGAAACACAACCCGTAGACGAGGATATGGAGCGTCTGCTGCTCGATATTCGTCAGATGCGGCAGGAACAGACCCATCTGGCCGAGCGTATGGGGCGGTTGGAAAAGCGCCTGCGGGCGGCACTGGCGGGAGCATGA
- a CDS encoding succinate dehydrogenase assembly factor 2, translated as MSETPEIRLKRLRMRAWHRGIKEMDLILGGWADRYLADADAETVDAFEVVLAEADHDLYQWVSGQAEAPAALAPMIARLAADMKPTLGQGA; from the coding sequence ATGAGCGAGACGCCTGAGATCCGCCTGAAGCGCCTGCGGATGCGGGCCTGGCACCGGGGCATCAAGGAGATGGACCTGATCCTAGGTGGTTGGGCCGACCGGTACCTGGCGGATGCGGATGCTGAAACGGTGGACGCGTTTGAAGTGGTGCTGGCTGAGGCGGATCACGACCTTTATCAATGGGTGTCGGGGCAGGCGGAAGCGCCCGCCGCATTGGCCCCCATGATCGCGCGACTGGCGGCCGACATGAAGCCGACCCTCGGGCAAGGCGCCTGA
- a CDS encoding MarR family winged helix-turn-helix transcriptional regulator, whose amino-acid sequence MSMHAPLATPAQTGILGAYLDSLSMVERLHRLLLDVIKDEFERLGILDINAVQALLLFNIGENEVTAGELKSRGYYQGSNVSYNLKKLVDMGYMHHQRCEIDRRSVRVRLTEKGRDVRQTVDQLFARHAEGLERHGVIDADGFDRLNHSLKRMERFWTDQIRYIY is encoded by the coding sequence ATGAGTATGCATGCGCCCCTTGCGACGCCCGCCCAGACCGGAATTCTGGGGGCGTATCTGGATTCCCTTTCGATGGTGGAGCGCCTGCATCGGCTGCTTCTTGACGTCATCAAGGATGAATTCGAACGCCTCGGGATCCTCGACATCAACGCGGTTCAGGCGTTGCTTCTGTTCAATATCGGCGAGAACGAGGTGACAGCCGGTGAGTTGAAATCGCGTGGCTATTATCAGGGTTCGAACGTCAGCTACAATCTCAAGAAGCTGGTCGACATGGGCTATATGCACCATCAGCGGTGCGAAATTGATCGCCGCTCGGTTCGCGTGCGCCTGACGGAAAAGGGGCGCGATGTGCGCCAGACGGTAGACCAATTGTTCGCCCGCCACGCAGAGGGCCTTGAACGGCACGGCGTGATCGATGCGGATGGCTTTGATCGCCTAAACCATTCGTTGAAGCGGATGGAGCGGTTTTGGACCGATCAAATCCGGTACATCTACTGA
- a CDS encoding DsbE family thiol:disulfide interchange protein: MKINWLMVLPLALTTAFFGIAGWQLANNSDDLSAGVDTTALPSAQQGNAAPPLDLVALGDTPLLTRDALEGEELIVLNFFASWCPPCRAEHPTLTDLAEAGVPLYGVNYRDREGQALGFLEELGNPYDLIGADPSAVNGRDWGVIAMPETFFINADGIVVLHFRGPIVRRSLENQVRPALAELGYSLPDIPDLSDIETN; the protein is encoded by the coding sequence ATGAAAATCAACTGGCTCATGGTGCTGCCTCTTGCCCTGACGACCGCATTTTTTGGGATCGCCGGGTGGCAGCTTGCGAACAACAGCGATGATCTGAGCGCCGGTGTGGATACAACCGCGCTGCCCTCTGCCCAGCAAGGCAATGCGGCCCCGCCCCTTGATCTTGTCGCACTTGGGGACACCCCATTGCTGACGCGTGATGCGTTGGAGGGGGAAGAACTCATCGTCCTGAACTTCTTCGCTTCATGGTGCCCGCCCTGCCGGGCCGAACATCCGACCCTGACCGATCTGGCCGAGGCTGGCGTGCCGCTTTACGGCGTCAATTACCGCGACAGAGAGGGGCAGGCGCTTGGATTCCTGGAGGAACTTGGCAATCCCTACGATCTGATCGGTGCAGATCCCAGCGCGGTAAATGGCCGGGACTGGGGCGTTATCGCCATGCCTGAAACCTTCTTCATCAACGCCGACGGCATCGTCGTGCTACATTTCCGCGGGCCAATTGTGCGACGGTCACTGGAAAATCAGGTTCGGCCCGCACTGGCAGAATTGGGCTATTCCCTGCCCGATATCCCTGATCTTTCAGATATTGAGACGAACTGA
- the ccmD gene encoding heme exporter protein CcmD, which translates to MNVDLGQYAVEVLSAYAGAIVCLVAVIAASIIRARSVARRLAEMERQREARVR; encoded by the coding sequence ATGAACGTGGATTTGGGCCAATACGCGGTTGAGGTGTTGTCGGCCTATGCCGGGGCCATCGTCTGTCTGGTTGCCGTCATCGCCGCCTCGATCATCCGCGCGCGGTCCGTTGCACGACGTTTGGCCGAGATGGAACGCCAGCGAGAGGCCCGGGTCAGATGA
- a CDS encoding heme ABC transporter permease, with protein MSSIWEYANPRRFMATSAKLLPWAVGLAAICLIGGLVWGFFFTPNDFRQGATVKIIYIHVPTAIMAINAWFMMLVCSLIWLIRRHHVSALAAKAAAPVGMVFTLIALFTGAVWGQPMWGTWWEWDPRLTSFLILFLFYLGYMALWEAIENPDQAADLTSVLCLVGSVFALLSRYALVFWNQGLHQGTTVSTVGVGVEENEGVSSIFLYPMLTSLAGFVFLFVALVLFRTRTEIRARRLKALIAQEQMA; from the coding sequence ATGTCGTCGATCTGGGAATATGCGAACCCGCGCCGGTTCATGGCCACCTCTGCCAAGCTGTTGCCGTGGGCTGTTGGCCTTGCGGCGATCTGCTTGATCGGGGGGCTGGTCTGGGGCTTCTTCTTTACGCCCAATGACTTCCGTCAGGGCGCGACCGTAAAGATCATCTACATCCATGTGCCGACCGCGATCATGGCGATCAACGCATGGTTCATGATGCTGGTCTGCTCGCTCATCTGGCTGATCCGACGCCATCACGTCAGCGCCCTTGCCGCCAAGGCCGCCGCGCCTGTCGGCATGGTCTTCACGTTGATCGCCCTTTTCACAGGCGCCGTCTGGGGCCAACCGATGTGGGGCACATGGTGGGAATGGGACCCGCGCCTGACCTCCTTCCTGATCCTGTTCCTTTTCTATTTGGGCTACATGGCCCTGTGGGAGGCGATCGAAAACCCGGATCAGGCCGCTGATCTGACATCAGTGCTCTGCCTTGTCGGGTCGGTTTTTGCGCTCCTCTCCCGCTATGCGCTGGTGTTTTGGAACCAAGGGCTGCACCAGGGCACAACGGTCAGCACCGTCGGCGTCGGCGTTGAGGAAAACGAAGGCGTCTCAAGCATCTTCCTCTATCCGATGCTGACATCGCTGGCGGGCTTCGTGTTTCTGTTCGTGGCACTTGTGCTCTTCCGCACCCGCACAGAGATCCGCGCGCGCCGCCTCAAGGCCCTGATCGCGCAGGAGCAAATGGCATGA
- the ccmB gene encoding heme exporter protein CcmB translates to MIGLLKRDLALAVRAGGGFGLSLAFFLIFTALVPFGIGPETGRLAEIAAGLLWLGALLACLLSLDRIFQLDWEDGSLDLLATSPLPLEALAALKALAHWITTGLPLVVAAPLLGLILNLPGPAYVPLLASLLAGTPALSAIGTFGAALTVGIKRGGLLLSLLVLPLYVPTLLFGAMAATRGAQGLDFTTPLLLTLGITLGAIALLPFAAAASLRINLR, encoded by the coding sequence ATGATCGGCCTTCTCAAACGCGATCTCGCGCTTGCCGTGCGCGCCGGTGGCGGGTTCGGGCTGTCGCTGGCGTTTTTCCTTATCTTCACCGCGCTTGTGCCCTTCGGCATCGGGCCGGAAACAGGCCGCCTTGCCGAAATCGCGGCAGGCTTGCTGTGGCTTGGCGCCCTGCTCGCCTGCCTTCTGTCGCTCGACCGCATTTTCCAGCTGGATTGGGAGGATGGATCACTCGATCTGCTGGCCACCTCCCCCCTCCCGCTTGAGGCATTGGCCGCCCTCAAGGCCCTCGCCCATTGGATCACAACGGGCTTGCCGCTTGTCGTGGCTGCCCCCCTGCTTGGCCTGATCCTGAACCTGCCCGGCCCTGCCTATGTCCCACTGCTGGCCTCTCTGCTGGCAGGCACGCCCGCCCTTTCGGCCATCGGCACATTCGGCGCGGCGCTCACTGTCGGGATCAAACGCGGTGGCCTGCTTTTGTCACTGCTGGTCCTGCCGCTCTACGTGCCGACCCTACTGTTCGGCGCCATGGCGGCCACACGCGGCGCGCAAGGCCTCGACTTCACGACACCGCTGTTGCTCACGCTCGGCATCACATTGGGCGCAATCGCTCTTTTGCCTTTTGCCGCCGCAGCTTCCCTGCGCATCAATCTGCGCTAA
- the ccmA gene encoding heme ABC exporter ATP-binding protein CcmA — MALSVTNLACARGPAQVLANVSFSVNAGEALILRGPNGAGKTTLLRTLAGLTRPLAGTITVEDGTIAYAAHADGLKTQLTVTENLAFWASVFGTNDLSGAMIAFDLAPLAHRRAGELSAGQKRRLSLARLLVTNRPIWCLDEPTVSLDAENTTRFAAAVEAHLKRGGSAIIATHIDLGLPNARTLDITPFIAKGVSQADPFGDDMFEALP; from the coding sequence ATGGCGCTTAGTGTCACCAATCTCGCCTGCGCCCGCGGGCCTGCGCAAGTCCTTGCGAACGTGTCGTTTTCCGTGAACGCGGGCGAGGCGCTGATCCTGCGCGGCCCCAACGGCGCGGGCAAAACCACGCTGCTGCGCACCCTCGCCGGGCTGACCCGACCACTAGCTGGGACGATCACAGTGGAGGACGGCACCATTGCCTATGCCGCCCACGCCGATGGCCTCAAAACCCAGCTAACCGTGACCGAGAACCTCGCCTTCTGGGCCAGCGTCTTCGGCACTAATGACCTGAGCGGCGCGATGATCGCCTTTGACCTCGCCCCCCTCGCACATCGCCGCGCGGGAGAGCTTTCGGCCGGCCAAAAGCGCCGCCTGTCGCTTGCCCGTCTGCTCGTCACCAACCGGCCCATCTGGTGCCTGGACGAGCCGACCGTCTCGCTCGATGCCGAAAACACTACCCGGTTCGCGGCAGCCGTCGAAGCGCACCTAAAGCGCGGCGGCTCCGCCATCATCGCCACCCATATCGACCTTGGCCTGCCCAATGCCCGCACCCTCGACATCACACCATTCATCGCAAAAGGCGTGTCGCAGGCGGACCCATTCGGCGACGACATGTTCGAGGCACTGCCATGA
- the acnA gene encoding aconitate hydratase AcnA, which produces MPITVGHDSSKTRKTLTVGGQSVAYYSIEAAEAAGLGDFSKLPAALKVVLENMLRFEDGKTVSTDDIKAFSEWAEKGGKNPREIAYRPARVLMQDFTGVPAVVDLAAMRDGIKALGGDPQKINPLNPVDLVIDHSVMIDEFGNPRAFQMNVDREYERNMERYTFLKWGQTAFNNFRVVPPGTGICHQVNLEYLAQTVWTDTDQTGAEVAYPDTLVGTDSHTTMVNGAAVLGWGVGGIEAEAAMLGQPISMLIPEVVGFELTGQMVEGTTGTDLVLKVVEMLRERGVVGKFVEFYGAGLDGLPLADRATIANMAPEYGATCGFFPIDGETLRYLRTTGRDEDRIALVEAYAKENGFWRGDDYAPVYTDTLHLDMGTIVPAISGPKRPQDYVALTEAKQAFRREMEETFKRPMDKEVAVSGEDYTLSSGDVVIASITSCTNTSNPYVMIGAGLVARKAHALGLNRKPWVKTSLAPGSQVVSAYLEAADLQKDLDAIGFNLVGYGCTTCIGNSGPIQKELSDAIAEGDLVATSVLSGNRNFEGRISPDVRANYLASPPLVVAYALAGTMDINIATDPIAQTPDGKDVYLKDIWPTAQEIAELVEQTVTREAFQEKYASVFTGDEKWQGVDVPQQETYDWPATSTYIQNPPYFQGMTMDTKAIENIEGAKVLAVLGDMITTDHISPAGSFKDTTPAGQYLVERQVPVREFNSYGSRRGNHEVMMRGTFANIRIKNEMLDGVEGGYTLGPDGSQMSIYDAAMAYQAEGTPLVVFGGEQYGAGSSRDWAAKGTNLLGVKAVIAESFERIHRSNLVGMGVIPFEFTGGDTRKSLGLKGDETVSIHGLEGVQPLQEVPATITMGDGSTKEIALKCRIDTGVEIEYIENGGVLHYVLRNLAKAPMAAE; this is translated from the coding sequence ATGCCCATCACCGTCGGCCACGATTCATCCAAGACCCGCAAGACACTGACCGTAGGGGGCCAGTCGGTCGCCTATTACTCCATCGAGGCGGCTGAGGCCGCAGGGCTTGGCGATTTCTCCAAGCTGCCCGCCGCGTTGAAGGTGGTGTTGGAGAACATGTTGCGCTTCGAGGACGGCAAGACCGTCAGCACCGATGACATCAAGGCGTTCAGTGAATGGGCCGAAAAAGGCGGGAAGAACCCGAGGGAGATCGCCTATCGTCCGGCGCGCGTTCTTATGCAGGATTTCACCGGCGTTCCGGCCGTGGTGGACCTCGCCGCGATGCGCGACGGGATTAAGGCGTTGGGTGGTGATCCGCAGAAGATCAACCCGCTCAACCCCGTGGACCTTGTCATCGACCACTCCGTCATGATTGACGAATTCGGCAACCCGCGCGCGTTCCAGATGAACGTCGACCGCGAATATGAGCGAAATATGGAGCGCTACACGTTCCTGAAATGGGGCCAGACCGCATTCAACAACTTCCGTGTGGTTCCGCCCGGCACCGGCATTTGCCACCAGGTGAACCTTGAATATCTCGCGCAGACGGTTTGGACGGATACCGATCAGACCGGCGCTGAGGTTGCCTATCCAGACACGCTCGTCGGGACCGACTCCCACACGACGATGGTCAACGGCGCCGCCGTTCTGGGTTGGGGTGTAGGCGGGATCGAGGCGGAGGCTGCGATGCTGGGTCAGCCGATCTCGATGCTGATCCCCGAGGTTGTGGGCTTTGAGCTGACGGGCCAGATGGTTGAAGGCACCACCGGCACCGACCTTGTTCTGAAGGTCGTGGAAATGCTGCGCGAACGTGGTGTGGTCGGCAAGTTCGTGGAATTCTATGGCGCTGGCCTTGATGGTTTGCCGTTGGCGGATCGCGCGACGATTGCCAATATGGCGCCCGAATACGGCGCGACCTGCGGCTTCTTCCCCATTGATGGCGAGACGCTGCGTTACCTGCGCACGACGGGCCGGGACGAGGACCGCATTGCGCTGGTCGAGGCCTACGCCAAGGAGAACGGTTTCTGGCGCGGCGACGACTATGCGCCGGTCTACACCGATACGCTGCACCTCGACATGGGGACCATCGTGCCCGCCATTTCCGGGCCGAAGCGGCCACAGGATTACGTGGCATTGACCGAAGCGAAGCAGGCCTTCCGCAGGGAAATGGAAGAGACCTTCAAGCGTCCGATGGATAAAGAAGTGGCTGTAAGCGGCGAAGATTACACGCTTTCTTCCGGCGATGTGGTCATTGCATCGATCACATCCTGCACAAACACTTCGAACCCTTACGTGATGATCGGCGCGGGCCTCGTGGCGCGCAAAGCCCACGCATTGGGCCTGAACCGCAAACCTTGGGTGAAGACGTCGCTTGCACCGGGCTCTCAGGTGGTTTCGGCCTACCTTGAGGCGGCAGACCTGCAAAAGGATCTCGACGCCATCGGCTTCAACCTTGTGGGCTACGGCTGCACAACCTGCATCGGGAACTCCGGCCCGATCCAGAAGGAACTGTCTGATGCGATTGCCGAAGGCGATCTGGTCGCCACGTCGGTCCTGTCGGGCAACCGCAACTTCGAAGGCCGGATCAGCCCCGATGTGCGCGCCAACTACCTCGCCTCTCCGCCGCTGGTTGTGGCCTATGCACTGGCCGGTACGATGGACATCAACATCGCAACCGATCCGATTGCACAGACGCCGGACGGCAAGGATGTGTACCTGAAAGACATCTGGCCCACCGCGCAGGAAATCGCGGAGCTGGTGGAGCAAACCGTCACCCGAGAGGCCTTCCAGGAGAAATACGCGTCGGTCTTTACCGGTGACGAGAAGTGGCAGGGTGTGGATGTGCCGCAGCAGGAAACCTACGATTGGCCTGCGACCTCCACCTACATTCAGAACCCACCGTATTTCCAAGGCATGACCATGGACACGAAGGCCATCGAGAATATCGAAGGGGCCAAGGTGCTGGCGGTGCTGGGCGATATGATCACGACAGACCACATCAGCCCGGCGGGATCGTTCAAGGATACCACCCCTGCGGGTCAGTATCTTGTGGAGCGGCAGGTGCCGGTGCGGGAGTTCAACTCCTACGGTTCGCGCCGTGGCAACCATGAGGTCATGATGCGCGGCACCTTCGCCAACATCCGCATCAAGAACGAGATGCTCGATGGCGTTGAAGGCGGCTACACGCTGGGGCCAGACGGCAGCCAGATGTCGATCTACGATGCTGCCATGGCCTATCAGGCCGAGGGCACGCCGCTGGTGGTGTTTGGTGGGGAGCAGTACGGGGCGGGATCGTCGCGCGATTGGGCCGCAAAGGGCACGAACCTGTTGGGTGTGAAGGCCGTGATCGCGGAAAGCTTTGAGCGTATTCACCGTTCCAACCTTGTCGGCATGGGTGTGATCCCGTTCGAATTCACTGGCGGCGACACACGCAAATCGCTTGGTCTGAAAGGGGATGAAACTGTCTCGATCCACGGATTGGAGGGAGTGCAGCCTTTGCAAGAGGTGCCTGCGACGATCACCATGGGCGATGGCTCAACCAAAGAGATTGCTCTGAAGTGCCGGATCGATACGGGCGTCGAGATCGAATATATCGAGAATGGTGGCGTTCTGCATTACGTGCTGCGCAACCTCGCCAAGGCGCCGATGGCCGCCGAATAA
- a CDS encoding tyrosine-protein phosphatase, producing the protein MEPAAPSPPSEPQFSPAEVRRLYWLKDHGFLRAIWTNFHKLDEEVWRHNHPSPVRLAQLQAMGAASILSLRGLNGDISKMEAATCARLGLPFEAVSLRALALPDQAQLLKLFDDLRTMPKPLVIHCKSGSDRTGLASVIYLHAFKGVPLPEARKQLGLRFIHNPWGKARIVNRLLDAYATTHDATGIGMEDWVRTQYDPATLS; encoded by the coding sequence ATGGAGCCTGCTGCCCCCTCGCCCCCGTCCGAGCCTCAATTCTCGCCAGCCGAGGTGCGTCGCCTGTATTGGCTGAAGGATCACGGCTTCTTGCGTGCGATCTGGACCAATTTTCATAAGCTCGACGAGGAGGTTTGGCGTCACAACCACCCAAGCCCCGTCCGCCTTGCGCAGCTACAGGCAATGGGCGCGGCCTCGATCCTGTCGCTGCGCGGGTTGAATGGCGACATCAGCAAGATGGAGGCCGCAACCTGCGCGCGCCTCGGCCTGCCTTTTGAAGCCGTTTCGTTGCGCGCCCTGGCCTTGCCCGATCAAGCGCAGCTGCTGAAATTGTTCGATGATTTGCGGACCATGCCTAAACCGTTGGTGATTCACTGCAAATCCGGGTCTGACCGGACGGGCCTCGCCTCGGTGATATACCTGCATGCTTTCAAAGGTGTCCCTCTGCCCGAGGCACGCAAACAGCTTGGCTTGCGCTTTATTCACAATCCGTGGGGCAAAGCGCGCATCGTGAACCGCCTGCTCGACGCATATGCAACGACCCATGACGCAACCGGCATCGGGATGGAGGATTGGGTCCGCACCCAGTACGATCCCGCAACCCTAAGTTAA
- a CDS encoding isoprenylcysteine carboxylmethyltransferase family protein, with protein MKGFPDLPPLWLLLFMGLAWLLARFLPLVSGVDPLMQRLGVLLACVGVLFVFWAALWFWKKKTTIEPHHTPGTLIVEGPYRLSRNPIYLGMVLILSGQVLWLGALSPAFLIPLILAVLTVRFAVPEERALLEAFGEEGQAYLKATRRWL; from the coding sequence ATGAAGGGTTTTCCGGATCTCCCACCGCTTTGGCTGCTGCTTTTCATGGGGCTGGCGTGGCTTTTGGCGCGTTTTCTGCCGTTGGTCAGTGGCGTTGATCCTTTGATGCAAAGGCTTGGAGTACTTCTGGCGTGCGTTGGTGTGCTTTTCGTTTTCTGGGCTGCGCTGTGGTTCTGGAAAAAGAAAACCACGATCGAGCCGCACCACACACCCGGAACGCTGATCGTCGAAGGCCCCTATCGGTTGAGCCGCAACCCCATTTATTTGGGTATGGTTCTGATCCTGTCCGGCCAAGTGCTTTGGTTGGGCGCGCTGAGCCCGGCCTTCCTGATCCCACTGATTTTGGCCGTGCTGACGGTGCGTTTCGCGGTGCCAGAGGAGCGCGCGCTGTTGGAGGCATTCGGTGAGGAGGGGCAGGCCTATCTGAAGGCAACCCGCCGTTGGCTGTGA